The region TTGCCGTTCCGCCCCGCGGCTGATAGAGTCTCTTCTTGTGCCGCGGGGTGGAGCAGCTCGGTAGCTCGCCGGGCTCATAACCCGGAGGTCGCAGGTTCAAATCCTGTCCCCGCAACGAAGTCCGCGAACTGCGGCACACAGAAGAGGCGCCCGAGAGGGCGCCTCTTCTGCATCTCCGGCAGGCGGCGCAGCGTCCCGGCATGGGCTTCGACGTCCCCGCCCATGCGTACGTGCGGGCGCTCGAGGGCACGGCTGAGGCGCTGCCGTTCGCCGACGAGGCGTTCGACGCGTCGCTCGCGCAGCTCGTCGTGCACTTCATGGCGGATGCGACGGCGGGCGTCGCCGAGATGGCTCGCGTCGTGCGCCCTGGCGGCACCGTCGCCGCGTGCGTGTGGGATCACGGGCGGGGTCCGTCCGGGCCGTCGGCCACGCGGGTCTCGAGCGGCTGCGCGAGCGCTATCGCGAGCTGCTGCCCGCGCCGCCGTTCGAGCTGCGGGCGGTCGCGTGGGCGGCGCGCGGCACGCGCCCCTGACTCACTCGAAGAGGCTGCCGAGCCCTCCGCCGGAGGAGGCGCCGCCGTTCGAGCCCGAGAGCTGCTGTCGGCCCTCGCTCGGCTGCACGACGACGAAGCCCGGCCCGTGGAAGGCGAGCTGGAACGCCTCGCCCGTGCCGCCGCGGAGCAGCGAGCGCATGTTCATGCTGCTCACGACGCTCGGCTGCAGGTTCGCCGACCAGCAGACCGCCGCGTTGGGGTCGACGAAGGTCGGCTGGCGCGAGCAGTCGAGCAGCAGCGGCTGGCCCTCGCACGAGATGCCGACCGTGCCCCGCCCGCCGATCTCGACGTTGAAGAGGCCGCCGGCCATGACGTTGCCGCTGCGCAGCATCTTGATGTCCCACTGCAGGTCGGGATCGAACGCGAGCAGGTTCTTGCCGCTCACCGACAGCCCCTCGCCCTCGAGCAGCACCGTGAAGACGTTCGCGGCGTCGCGCGCGAGGAAGACCTCGCCCTCGCCGCGGATGCGCATGAGCGGCGCGCCCTCGCCCGTCACGAGCTTCTTGAGCATGCGGGCCGCTCCCGCGCCCTCGTGCTGGAACTCCATGCGCCCCTGGTAGGCGACCATCGCGCCCTTCGCGGCGAGCACGTCGCCGCCCCCCGAGACGGTGATGCGCAGCATCTTGCTCGACTGCTTCACCCAGCGTTCGGTCGACTGCGTCTCCTGGTTCGCCTCGGCGAACAGCTCCGACCTCATGCGTCCGCCCCCAGGGCACGCTCGAGCCGGTCGACCTTGCCGTCGAGCTCGCCCGTCCATCCGGGCCGGATGTCGGCCTTCAGCACGAGGGATGCGCGCGGCGAGAGGGCGAGCACGGCGTCGGTCGCGCGCTTGACGACCGCCATCACCTCGTCCCACTCGCCCTCCACGGTCGTGAACATCGCGTCGGTGCGGTGCGACAGCCCGCTGTCACGCACGACGCGCACGGCGACCGCGACCGCGTCGTGCACCGAGCCGTCCGGGCCGGCCGTGCCGGGCGCGATGGAGAATGCGACGAGCATCCTGCTCCCTTCGTCGGTCGCATCCTCGCACCAGCCGCCTCGGTTCGCCAGCACCGGCGCGCGCACTCGCCGTAGGCTGTCGGCATGGCGGATGCGACCGGGGTGCTGATGGCGGCGGCGGTGCAGCTCGCCGCGACCGAGGACGTCGACGCGAATCGCGCGGCGGCCGCGGCGTGGATCGACGGCGCGGCCGATCGGGGGGCTGCGCTCATCGTGCTGCCCGAGTACGCGCAGCACTGCTCGCCGACGCTCGCCGCGACCGCGCCCGGCGCCGCCGAGCCGCTCGACGGGCCCTTCGTCTCGATGCTCGCCGAGCGCGCCGCGGCGCACGACGCACTCGTCGTGGCCGGCCTCGTGGAGCGCACGGACGCGGGGCCGAGCAACACGGTCGTCGCCGTCGACGCATCCGGGCTCCGGGTCGCCTACCGCAAGGTGCACCTCTACGACGCGTTCGGCTCGAGCGAGTCGGACTGGCTGACGCCCGGCGACGCCGCGCAAGTGCCGGTCGTCGACTTCCGCGGCACGCGCATCGGCATCGAGACGTGCTACGACCTGCGCTTCCCCGAGACGACGAGGCGGCTCGTGGATGCGGGGGCCGACGTCATCCTCGTCCCCGCCGAGTGGGTGCGGGGACCGCAGAAGGAGCGGCACTGGACGACGCTCGTGACCGCGCGCGCGATCGAGTCGACGGTGCACGTCGTCGCGGCGGGACAGGCGCCGCCGCTCGGCGTCGGCTGCTCGCTCATCGCCGACCCGATGGGGATCCCGCTCGCCGCGCTCGGCGACGCGGAGGGCATCGCGATCGCGCCGCTCGACCCGGCGGTGACGGCCGCGACGCGGCGGCGCAACCCCTCGCTCGCGAACCGTCGCTACCGGATCGCCTGACGGCCCCGGCGCTCAGCGCGCGGGCTGCAGCTCGACGCCCCGGAGCGCAGCGAGCTGCTCGGCCGCCCGGTGCAGGGTGTCGTCGGACTTGCAGAAGGCGAAGCGCATCGTCGAGCGCAGGTCGCGCCGCGAGGGTCGCGCGAAGGCGGAGAGCGGCACGCCCACGACGCCAGCGAGCTCGGGCAGCTGCCGCGCGAGCACGCTCGCGTCGTCGATCCCGAGCGGGGCGGCGTCGGCGAGCACGAAGTAGCCGGCCATCGCGTCGTTGACCTTGAAGCCCGCCTTCCGCAAGCCTCGCGTGAGGATGTCCCGCTTGCGGCAGAAGGAGTCTCGGATCGTCTGGAAGTGCTCGTCGGGGAGGCGGAGCCCGACCGCGACCGCGGGCTGGAACGGCGCGCCGTTCACGAACGTCAAGTACTGCTTGACTGCCGTGATCTGCGCGATCCGCTCGGGCGTCGACATGATCCAGCCGACCTTCCAGCCGGTGATCGAGAAGGTCTTGCCGGCCGAGGAGATCGAGATGAGCCGCTCCCGCGCCGCCTGGAACGTCGCGACCGGCACGTGCTCCTCGTCGTAGACGAGGTGCTCGTAGACCTCGTCGGTCACGATGAGCGCGTCGCGCCGCTCGGCGATGCGGACGATGTGCCGGACGGTCTCCTCGCTGAAGACGGAGCCGGTGGGGTTGTGCGGGGAGTTCACGAGGATCATGCGCGTGCGGGGGCTCGTCGCGCGCAGCAGCCGGTCGGGGTCGGGCTGGAAGTCGGGAGCCGTGAGCGGCACGGGCACGAGCACCGCGCCCGCGAGCGCCGCGACCGCGGCGTAGGCGTCGTAGTAGGGCTCGAAGACGACGACCTCGTCGCCCGGCTCGAGGTAGGCGAGCATCGTCGCGGCGAGGCCCTCGGTCGCGCCGGCCGTGATGAGCACGTCGCCGCGGCCGAGGCCGATGCCGTAGAAGCGGCGCTGGTGCTCGATGATCGCGTCGATGAGCTCCGGCGCGCCGCGGCCGGGTCCGTACTGGTTGCGGCCGTGGTCGATCGCGTGCTTCGCGGCGTCGAGCACCGCTCGCGGGCCGTCCTCGTCGGGGAAGCCCTGACCCAGGTTCAGGGCGCCGGTGCGAGTCGCGAGCGCCGTCATCTCGGCGAAGATCGTCGGCGCGAGGCGCCCATCGGCTCCCAGCAGGCCTGCCCCCGCCGCGGTGCGCTGCCAGGGTGCTCGGTGCGGGCGATCGACCTCCATGCCTCGACGCTACTCGCTTCGCACCGCGAACGGTCGACATTGCGAGTGCTTAGCAACCGCATGGATTGGCGTGGCATCGTCGAGGGCATGACGAACCCGTACGAGCAGCCGCATCCCGCGAGCCACCAGGGCCACGTGCCGAACCCCTGGTCGCGACCCGCGGACGAGACCCGGTGGCAGAGCCCCGCCGCGGGCCAGCCGAGCGGGCAGCCCGCGCCCGCGACGGCGCCGTACGGATCGACGCCCGACGCCGCGCCGCCCTTCGGCTCCGCTCCCTACGCGTCCTCGGTGCCCGCACCCTCGGCCTTCGGTCGCCCGAGCGACCCCCAGCCCCACTACGGGCAGCCGGCGGGCGCGAGCCCCCAGGCGCCCGCGCGTCGCCGCAGCACGGGGCTCGTCGTCGGCGCGATCGTCGGCGCCGCGCTCATCGGCGGTGCGACGGGCTTCGGCGGCGGCGCGCTCGCGGCGCAGCAGACCTCCCCGCAGACGCAATCGGCGCCGAGCGGCGGCGTCGCCGCCGAGCCGGTCTCCGACCCCGGCACGATCGCCGACGTCGCCGCGGCCGCGGGCCCCTCCGTCGTGACGGTGCAGGCAGCCTCGCGCGCCGGCGCGGGCGAGGGCTCCGGCGTCGTGATCGCGCCCGGCGGCTACATCGTCACCAACAACCACGTCGTGACGCTCGACGGCCAGGCGGCCGACGCATCCATCACGGTCGAGACGAGCGACGGCCGGCTGCTCGCCGCCGAGATCGTCGGCACCGACCCCGTCGTCGACCTCGCGGTGCTGCGCGTCGACGCCGAGCTGCCGGTCGTGACGTTCGCGTCGAGCGACGACGTGCGGGTGGGCGACACCGCGATCGCGATCGGGGCGCCGCTCGGCCTCTCGAACTCGGTCACCGACGGCATCGTCTCGGCCGTCGATCGCGGGCTGCGGATCGCCTCGAGCGCCGCGCCCGACGACTCGCAGGACTCGCAGCAGTCGCCGTTCGGCTTCTGGCAGGAGAACGGCGCGCAGGCCGCGCAGGAGGACATCTCGATCCCCGTCGTGCAGACGGATGCGTCGATCAACCCGGGCAACTCCGGCGGCGCGCTGCTCAACGCGTCGGGACAGCTCATCGGCGTCAACGTCGCGATCGCGAGCATGGGCCAGGGCGAGTCGTCGGGCTCGATCGGCATCGGCTTCGCGATCGAGTCGAGCCTCGTGCAGCGCGTGGTCGAGGAGATCATCGACCGCGGCGAGGCGACGCACGGGCTGCTCGGCGCGACCGTGAGCGACGTGCGCGACGCCTCGATCGGCTCGGTGGGCGGGCAGCTGCGGGAGCTCACGGACGGCGGCGCGGCGGCCGAGGCGGGCCTGCAGTCCGGCGACGTCATCACCGCGATCGAGGGGGCACCGGTCACGAACGCCGTCGATGCGACCGCCCAGGTGCGCGCGCACGCGGCAGGCGCGACCGTGACGATCGAGTACCTGCGGGGCGGCGAGCGGGCCGAGGTCGAGGTCACGCTCGGCGAGCTCTCCTAGCCGGCGCGCCTCAGCGCTCGTCGGCGCTCGCGCCGCCGTCGCCCCCGTCGCCGGTGTCGCCGGCGCCGCGGCGCTCGCGCAGCCGCCGCAGGCCGCCGCCGAGCCCCTCCCGCTCGATCTCGCGCGCCTCGCGGATGCGTCGGCCGAGGCTCACTCGCTCCTCGCGCTCGGCGGGGGAGAGGAAGCCGTGGTGCCGCACGGGCGGCGGGCCGAACGCCTCGCGGGAGGCCTTGACGACCTGCCGGCCGAGCATGTTGTTGCCGACGCCGCCGATGACGGCGCCGATGCCGAAGGGCATCGCGCGACCGACCATGTTCGCGCCCGTGTTCCTCGCCATGCGGCGCAGGAACGCGCGTCGCATGAGGTCGATGACCTGTCCCATCGCGCCGCTCGGGAGCGACGACGTGATCATCTGGCCCCAGAACGCGGAGCCGCCGCCGCGGCGGCCCAGCGCCTGGTCGGCGACGCGCTTGACGAGCGCCTTGCCGCCAGAGCCGAGCATGAGGCCCATGACGAGCGCCTTCGCGCGCTGCTCGTCCTCGACCGCGATGCCGTGCACCTCGGCGACGGCCTGCGCGAAGAACGCGCTCGCTTCGAGGAAGACGACCGTCTCGGCGGCGGTGAGCCCGATCGACGCGACGGTGCCGATGCCGGGCGCGACGGCGCTCGCGCCGACGGCCGCGCCGCCGCTCGTGACGGCCGCGAGGTACTGCTTCTCGAGCCGGGCGATCATCTGCTCGGGCGTCATCGCAGGGTGCTTCCGGCGCAGGTTGCGCAGATGGCCGACCACGAGCGGCCGCTGCACGCCCAGGATGTTCTCGAGCGTCGTGATGAGCCAGCCCATCTCCTCGTCGCGGTCGACCTCGTCCATGGCATCCCCTCGTCGTCCTCGTCGCGTGCGCGACGCATCCATCATCCTGCCCGCATCATCGTGTCCCGATCGTGCCGGGAGGAGGCTGAGCGTGGGATCATGGCTCGCATGACCCTCACCCCTGGACCGGACACCGTCGGCACGGGCGGCAGCACCGACGTGCTCGACCGCGAGCTCGAGAAGCTGCTCA is a window of Agrococcus sp. Marseille-Q4369 DNA encoding:
- a CDS encoding AIM24 family protein; this encodes MRSELFAEANQETQSTERWVKQSSKMLRITVSGGGDVLAAKGAMVAYQGRMEFQHEGAGAARMLKKLVTGEGAPLMRIRGEGEVFLARDAANVFTVLLEGEGLSVSGKNLLAFDPDLQWDIKMLRSGNVMAGGLFNVEIGGRGTVGISCEGQPLLLDCSRQPTFVDPNAAVCWSANLQPSVVSSMNMRSLLRGGTGEAFQLAFHGPGFVVVQPSEGRQQLSGSNGGASSGGGLGSLFE
- a CDS encoding thiamine-binding protein; the protein is MLVAFSIAPGTAGPDGSVHDAVAVAVRVVRDSGLSHRTDAMFTTVEGEWDEVMAVVKRATDAVLALSPRASLVLKADIRPGWTGELDGKVDRLERALGADA
- a CDS encoding carbon-nitrogen hydrolase family protein; this translates as MADATGVLMAAAVQLAATEDVDANRAAAAAWIDGAADRGAALIVLPEYAQHCSPTLAATAPGAAEPLDGPFVSMLAERAAAHDALVVAGLVERTDAGPSNTVVAVDASGLRVAYRKVHLYDAFGSSESDWLTPGDAAQVPVVDFRGTRIGIETCYDLRFPETTRRLVDAGADVILVPAEWVRGPQKERHWTTLVTARAIESTVHVVAAGQAPPLGVGCSLIADPMGIPLAALGDAEGIAIAPLDPAVTAATRRRNPSLANRRYRIA
- a CDS encoding aminotransferase class I/II-fold pyridoxal phosphate-dependent enzyme; translated protein: MEVDRPHRAPWQRTAAGAGLLGADGRLAPTIFAEMTALATRTGALNLGQGFPDEDGPRAVLDAAKHAIDHGRNQYGPGRGAPELIDAIIEHQRRFYGIGLGRGDVLITAGATEGLAATMLAYLEPGDEVVVFEPYYDAYAAVAALAGAVLVPVPLTAPDFQPDPDRLLRATSPRTRMILVNSPHNPTGSVFSEETVRHIVRIAERRDALIVTDEVYEHLVYDEEHVPVATFQAARERLISISSAGKTFSITGWKVGWIMSTPERIAQITAVKQYLTFVNGAPFQPAVAVGLRLPDEHFQTIRDSFCRKRDILTRGLRKAGFKVNDAMAGYFVLADAAPLGIDDASVLARQLPELAGVVGVPLSAFARPSRRDLRSTMRFAFCKSDDTLHRAAEQLAALRGVELQPAR
- a CDS encoding trypsin-like peptidase domain-containing protein, which encodes MDWRGIVEGMTNPYEQPHPASHQGHVPNPWSRPADETRWQSPAAGQPSGQPAPATAPYGSTPDAAPPFGSAPYASSVPAPSAFGRPSDPQPHYGQPAGASPQAPARRRSTGLVVGAIVGAALIGGATGFGGGALAAQQTSPQTQSAPSGGVAAEPVSDPGTIADVAAAAGPSVVTVQAASRAGAGEGSGVVIAPGGYIVTNNHVVTLDGQAADASITVETSDGRLLAAEIVGTDPVVDLAVLRVDAELPVVTFASSDDVRVGDTAIAIGAPLGLSNSVTDGIVSAVDRGLRIASSAAPDDSQDSQQSPFGFWQENGAQAAQEDISIPVVQTDASINPGNSGGALLNASGQLIGVNVAIASMGQGESSGSIGIGFAIESSLVQRVVEEIIDRGEATHGLLGATVSDVRDASIGSVGGQLRELTDGGAAAEAGLQSGDVITAIEGAPVTNAVDATAQVRAHAAGATVTIEYLRGGERAEVEVTLGELS